From one Mycobacteriales bacterium genomic stretch:
- a CDS encoding SgcJ/EcaC family oxidoreductase, with amino-acid sequence MTTTEQTQDEARIREMMAEWVTAMRAGDAERIVSRYTPDAVNFDLAPPLQHSGPEVHDANGLQAWFSTFDGPVDYEIRDLSVTAGEDLAFCHSLNRLTATPHGVPEPFELWFRATVCLRKVDGAWLIAHEHKSTPFYMDGSFRAALDLKP; translated from the coding sequence ATGACCACCACGGAACAGACGCAGGACGAGGCGCGGATCCGCGAGATGATGGCCGAGTGGGTCACCGCGATGAGGGCCGGAGACGCCGAGCGGATCGTTTCGCGCTACACCCCGGATGCGGTGAACTTCGACCTCGCGCCGCCGCTGCAGCACTCCGGCCCCGAGGTGCACGACGCGAACGGGCTGCAGGCCTGGTTTTCCACCTTCGACGGTCCGGTCGACTACGAGATCCGGGACCTGTCCGTGACCGCGGGGGAGGACCTCGCCTTCTGCCACAGCCTCAACCGGCTCACCGCCACGCCGCACGGCGTGCCCGAGCCGTTCGAGCTGTGGTTCCGCGCCACCGTGTGCCTGCGCAAGGTCGACGGCGCGTGGCTGATCGCGCACGAGCACAAGTCCACTCCGTTCTACATGGACGGCAGCTTCCGGGCCGCCCTCGACCTCAAGCCATAA
- a CDS encoding YciI family protein gives MKFVVLIYSNPASREIWEGFSDAQRSEGLDYYAGLREDLAASGELIASAALADPSSGKRVAVSEGRTTATDGPFAEVKEHLAGFFLLDCDNVEQAVESAARMPEAALGLVEVRPVRELSDF, from the coding sequence GTGAAATTCGTGGTCCTGATCTACAGCAACCCGGCATCCCGGGAGATCTGGGAGGGCTTCTCCGATGCCCAGCGCTCCGAGGGTCTCGATTACTACGCCGGTCTCCGTGAGGATCTCGCCGCCTCCGGTGAACTGATCGCGTCGGCCGCTCTGGCCGATCCGTCGTCGGGCAAGCGGGTCGCGGTGAGCGAGGGCCGTACGACGGCGACCGACGGGCCGTTCGCCGAGGTGAAGGAGCACCTCGCCGGCTTCTTTCTGCTCGACTGCGACAACGTCGAGCAGGCGGTCGAATCCGCGGCGCGGATGCCCGAGGCCGCGCTGGGCCTGGTCGAGGTGCGGCCGGTCCGGGAGCTAAGTGACTTTTGA
- a CDS encoding VOC family protein yields the protein MFEHTKAFSGFSVDDIARAKQFYGDTLGIRVSEEHGMLHLHIAGDRDTLVYPKQDHTPATYTILNFPVGDIESAVDELTARGVQFEIHDSTDAKGIMRHGGPLIAWFKDPAGNFLAVLQQD from the coding sequence ATGTTCGAGCACACCAAGGCATTCAGCGGTTTCTCCGTCGACGACATCGCCCGCGCCAAACAGTTCTACGGCGACACCTTGGGGATTCGCGTATCGGAAGAGCACGGCATGCTCCATCTGCACATCGCCGGCGACCGCGACACGCTCGTCTATCCCAAGCAGGACCACACGCCGGCGACGTACACCATCCTCAACTTCCCGGTCGGGGACATCGAGTCGGCGGTGGACGAACTCACCGCGCGTGGCGTGCAGTTCGAGATCCACGACAGCACCGACGCGAAGGGGATCATGCGCCACGGCGGTCCGCTGATCGCCTGGTTCAAGGACCCCGCCGGTAACTTCCTCGCCGTACTCCAGCAGGACTGA
- a CDS encoding cation diffusion facilitator family transporter, which produces MAEESRSTVLVALATNTVIALAKIAAGVLGGSSAMLAEGAHSVADTFNEVFLLTSLHKSARPPDDTHPFGYGKERFFWSLLAAIGIFVSGSVFSLYQGITGLLHGGEETDALLSYIVLAAAFVAEGTSFLKAWNQLRGEARRSNRGVWDHIKRSTDPTVKTVASEDSAALVGLVLAALGVGLHQLTGQSVWDSAAAIAIGVLLAVVAFFLGRDTKEMLIGEAVDPELRAELMQELESFPEVDAVVDLLSMRLGPEDSLLAVRLDLVDGLSSDEVERVSSRIDRELQTRHPEITQVFLDATRASARQRSEAYERGEERQRHEAEHLTEE; this is translated from the coding sequence ATGGCGGAGGAGAGCAGGTCGACGGTGCTCGTCGCGCTCGCGACGAACACCGTCATCGCGCTCGCCAAGATCGCGGCCGGCGTACTCGGCGGGTCGAGCGCCATGCTCGCCGAGGGCGCGCACTCGGTGGCGGACACGTTCAACGAGGTCTTCCTGCTCACCTCCCTGCACAAGAGCGCCCGACCGCCCGACGACACGCACCCGTTCGGATACGGCAAGGAGCGGTTCTTCTGGTCCCTGCTCGCCGCCATCGGGATCTTCGTCTCCGGCTCGGTGTTCTCCCTCTACCAGGGAATTACCGGGCTGCTGCACGGCGGTGAGGAGACCGACGCGCTGCTCTCCTACATCGTGCTGGCGGCCGCGTTCGTCGCCGAGGGAACCTCGTTCCTGAAGGCGTGGAACCAGCTACGCGGCGAGGCACGCCGCAGCAACCGCGGGGTGTGGGACCACATCAAGCGCAGCACCGACCCGACCGTCAAGACCGTGGCGTCGGAGGACTCCGCCGCCCTGGTGGGGCTGGTGCTCGCGGCCCTGGGCGTCGGGCTTCATCAGCTCACCGGCCAGTCGGTGTGGGACTCGGCTGCCGCGATCGCGATCGGCGTACTCCTGGCGGTCGTGGCGTTCTTCCTCGGCCGGGACACCAAGGAAATGCTGATCGGCGAAGCCGTCGATCCGGAGCTTCGGGCCGAACTCATGCAGGAGCTGGAGTCGTTCCCGGAGGTGGACGCGGTGGTCGACCTGCTCAGCATGAGACTCGGGCCGGAGGACAGCCTGCTCGCCGTACGGCTGGACCTCGTCGACGGGCTGAGCTCCGACGAGGTCGAGCGGGTCAGCAGCCGCATCGACCGGGAGCTGCAGACCCGCCACCCCGAGATCACGCAGGTGTTCCTGGACGCGACCCGTGCGTCGGCCCGGCAACGCAGCGAGGCGTACGAACGCGGCGAGGAGCGCCAACGCCACGAGGCCGAGCACCTGACCGAGGAGTGA
- a CDS encoding histidine phosphatase family protein has product MTTVLLVRHGRTAANTGGVLAGWTPGVHLDDTGRAQAQTLADRLRPVPLAAVVASPLDRCQETATALAAGRDDLAVQTDERLGEVRYGDWTGQPIKKLAKDPLWKVVQQHPSAAVFPGDGGEPLSGAQVRAVAAVRDWNNRLGADATYVLCSHGDVIKAVIADALGLHLDLFQRIMVDPCSVSVIHYTDTRPFVVRVNDTGGDVSALIPPKRRRRRKTSSDAVVGGGTPDATQ; this is encoded by the coding sequence GTGACCACCGTCCTGCTCGTTCGGCACGGCCGCACCGCGGCGAACACCGGCGGCGTCCTCGCCGGCTGGACCCCGGGTGTCCACCTCGACGACACCGGCCGGGCCCAGGCGCAGACGCTTGCCGACCGCCTGCGTCCGGTGCCACTGGCGGCCGTCGTCGCCAGCCCGCTGGACCGCTGCCAGGAGACCGCGACCGCCCTCGCCGCCGGTCGCGACGATCTCGCGGTGCAGACCGACGAGCGGCTCGGCGAGGTGCGCTACGGCGACTGGACCGGGCAGCCCATCAAGAAGTTGGCCAAGGATCCACTGTGGAAGGTCGTGCAGCAGCACCCCTCGGCGGCGGTCTTCCCGGGGGACGGCGGCGAGCCGCTGTCCGGGGCTCAGGTGCGCGCGGTGGCGGCCGTGCGCGACTGGAACAACCGGCTGGGCGCGGACGCCACCTACGTCCTGTGCAGCCACGGCGACGTCATCAAGGCCGTGATCGCCGACGCGCTCGGGCTGCACCTCGACCTCTTCCAGCGGATCATGGTCGACCCCTGCTCCGTCTCGGTGATCCACTACACCGACACCAGACCGTTCGTGGTGCGGGTCAACGACACCGGCGGCGACGTGTCCGCTCTGATCCCGCCGAAGCGGCGTCGCCGGCGTAAGACGTCGAGCGACGCCGTCGTCGGCGGCGGCACGCCGGACGCGACGCAGTAG
- a CDS encoding DUF3090 domain-containing protein has protein sequence MERQVFVFDPPDRFVAGTVGQPGERTFFLQASGGGQTVSVALEKVQVTVLADRLEELLAEVRRRSGEPEEDEVVPATVQDMAPLDTPLDEQFRVGAMGLAWDADGERIVVEAQAATEEPVDEATILEDVDEGPDALRVRITADAARAFIERARRVLAAGRPPCPLCGMPLDADGHICPRQNGYRR, from the coding sequence ATGGAACGCCAGGTCTTCGTCTTCGACCCCCCGGACCGCTTCGTCGCGGGCACGGTGGGTCAGCCCGGTGAGCGGACGTTCTTCCTGCAGGCCAGCGGCGGCGGTCAGACGGTGAGTGTCGCCTTGGAGAAGGTCCAGGTGACGGTGCTCGCCGACCGCCTCGAGGAGCTGCTCGCCGAGGTACGCCGGCGCAGCGGCGAGCCCGAGGAGGACGAGGTCGTGCCGGCGACCGTCCAGGACATGGCTCCGCTCGACACTCCGCTCGACGAGCAGTTCCGGGTCGGCGCGATGGGGCTCGCCTGGGACGCCGACGGCGAACGCATCGTGGTCGAGGCCCAGGCCGCGACCGAGGAGCCGGTGGACGAGGCGACGATCCTCGAGGACGTCGACGAGGGCCCGGACGCGCTCCGGGTGCGGATCACGGCGGACGCCGCCCGCGCCTTCATCGAGCGGGCCCGGCGGGTGCTGGCGGCCGGGCGCCCGCCCTGCCCGCTGTGCGGAATGCCCCTCGATGCCGACGGGCACATCTGCCCGCGCCAGAATGGCTACCGTCGCTGA
- a CDS encoding SCO1664 family protein, with amino-acid sequence MSEPVPPQPSGDGPHGLATDVDSALAALAEGQLEVEGRLVEASNVTLYCTLSCAELTVGCVYKPIRGERPLWDFPDGTLAEREVAAYAVSAATGWEVVPPTVLRDGPLGPGMVQLWVEGDETVDLARLVRTDEPALRRMAIFDAVINNADRKGGHLIPMPDGHVFGVDHGVCFSTDDKLRTLLWGWAGDRLTDEAVDTLSRLRAELEGELGDVLRGLLTRREVARTIRRVETLLSTGRHPEPSGDWPAVPWPPF; translated from the coding sequence GTGAGCGAGCCGGTACCGCCGCAACCCTCCGGCGACGGCCCGCACGGTCTGGCCACCGACGTCGACTCCGCGCTCGCCGCGCTCGCCGAAGGTCAGCTCGAGGTCGAGGGTCGGTTGGTCGAGGCCAGCAACGTCACCCTCTACTGCACGTTGTCCTGTGCGGAGTTGACGGTGGGGTGCGTCTACAAGCCGATCCGCGGTGAGCGGCCGCTCTGGGACTTCCCGGACGGGACGCTGGCCGAGCGCGAGGTCGCGGCGTACGCCGTCTCCGCGGCGACCGGCTGGGAAGTGGTCCCGCCCACGGTGCTGCGGGACGGCCCGCTCGGGCCGGGCATGGTGCAGCTGTGGGTGGAGGGCGACGAGACCGTCGACCTGGCCCGGCTGGTCCGCACCGACGAGCCGGCGCTGCGCCGGATGGCGATCTTCGACGCCGTCATCAACAACGCCGACCGCAAGGGTGGCCACCTGATCCCGATGCCCGACGGCCATGTGTTCGGGGTCGACCACGGCGTCTGCTTCTCCACCGACGACAAGCTGCGCACCCTGCTGTGGGGCTGGGCCGGTGACCGCCTCACCGACGAGGCGGTCGACACCCTCTCGCGGCTGCGTGCCGAGCTCGAGGGCGAGTTGGGCGACGTGCTGCGCGGTCTGCTGACCAGGCGCGAGGTCGCCCGGACGATCCGCCGGGTCGAGA